In Brienomyrus brachyistius isolate T26 chromosome 25, BBRACH_0.4, whole genome shotgun sequence, a single window of DNA contains:
- the LOC125720605 gene encoding uncharacterized protein LOC125720605 translates to MAATLTSPIINATTVTTAATIMGSALIYIQLEINTTGPVPNDQDILSAAKSLPNPLVLSNMNNLTQPQKIQEITVANMSNNSFVINFGFQIYNMTMSKDVDLRNETHDLIQECVNKLLNAILTDPSAPPAVFPPTNFTDTTNETIARVDYKVQKGNPDSPSSFLSDILKLCAPSTTNSTMAATLTSPIINATSVTTAATTMGSALIYIQLEINTTGPVPNDQDILSIAKSLPNPLVLSNMNNLTQPQKIQEITVANMSNNSFVINFGFQIYNMTMSKDVDLRNETHDLIQECVNKLLNAILTDPSALPAVFPSANFTDTTNETIARVDYKVQKGNPDSPSSFLSDILKLCAPSTTNSTMAATLTSPIINATTVTTAATIMGSALIYIQLEINTTGPVPNDQDILSAAKSLPNPLVLSNMNNLTQPQKIQEITVANMSNNSFVINFGFQIYNMTMSKDVDLRNETHDLIQECVNKLLNAILTDPSAPPAVFPPTNFTDTTNDTIARVDYKVQKGNPDSPSSFLSNILKLCAPSTTNSTMAATLTSPIINATSVTTAATTMGSALIYIQLEINTTGPVPNDQDILSIAKSLPNPLVLSNMNNLTQPQKIQEITVANMSNNSFVINFGFQIYNMTMSKDVDLRNETHDLIQECVNKLLNAILTDPSVPPVVFPPTNFTDTTNDAIARVDYKVQKGNPDSPSSFLSDILKLCAPSTTNSTMAATLTSPIINATTVTTAATTMGSALIYIQLEINTTGPVPNDQDILSIAKSLPNPLVLSNMNNLTQPQKIQEITVANTSNNSFVINFGFQIYNMTMSKDVDLRNETHDLIQECVNKLLNAILTDPSAPPAVFPPANFTDTTNDTIARVDYKVQKGNPDSPSSFLSNILKLCAPSTTNSTMAATLTSPIINATTVTTAATTMGSALIYIQLEINTTGPVPNDQDILSTAKSLPNPLVLSNMNNLTQPQKIQEITVANTSNNSFVINFGFQIYNMTMSKDVDLRNETHDLIQECVNKLLNAILTDPSAPPAVFPPTNFTDTTNETIARVDYKVQKGNPDSPSSFLSDILKLCGPSMTNSTLTTTLPNPTTTMTIVSRPMTNFTTATTTLGSALIFIRLVFITQSLAPSQSAILTIVDKFLSPRLKFASKSPRDPVSIQNAVFEPISSNSFGINFEFKIPQVNMSENYTLRNDTYDEIQTSLDNLLNAILKNPTASHVNFPRALYTSLQNESLILVDFKYVFREGDINNPSSFLAEILKASGLADNNAAITIYPPDQTESLLLTSPGANITPVGGGFPAWALAIIIPCAIFIIPAMILLCCLLGGCCAALQRYWRRRRFSTLQYILHNN, encoded by the exons ATGGCAGCAACTCTAACAAGCCCGATCATCAATGCAACTACTGTCACCACAGCTGCCACCAT TATGGGATCTGCACTGATCTACATTCAGTTGGAAATTAATACTACAGGACCAGTCCCCAATGATCAAGACATTCTAAGCGCAGCCAAATCTCTCCCAAATCCACTGGTTTTATCCAACATGAACAATTTGACTCAGCCTCAGAAAATCCAGGAAATCACTGTGGCAA atatgTCCAACAATTCCTTTGTCATCAACTTCGGATTCCAGATATACAACATGACCATGTCAAAGGATGTCGACCTCAGGAATGAAACTCATGACCTGATTCAGGAGTGTGTCAATAAATTG CTGAACGCGATACTAACAGATCCATCAGCACCGCCTGCGGTCTTCCCTCCAACAAACTTCAC GGATACAACCAATGAGACAATtgctcgtgttgactacaaagtgCAGAAGGGAAATCCTGATAGCCCAAGCTCTTTCCTTTCTGACATACTGAAACTCTGTG CTCCCTCAACAACCAACAGCACGATGGCAGCAACTCTAACAAGCCCGATCATCAATGCAACCAGTGTCACCACAGCTGCCACCAC TATGGGATCTGCACTGATCTACATTCAGTTGGAAATTAATACTACAGGACCAGTCCCCAATGATCAAGACATTCTAAGCATAGCCAAATCTCTCCCAAATCCACTGGTTTTATCCAACATGAACAATTTGACTCAGCCTCAGAAAATCCAGGAAATCACTGTGGCAA atatgTCCAACAATTCCTTTGTCATCAACTTCGGATTCCAGATATACAACATGACCATGTCAAAGGATGTCGACCTCAGGAATGAAACTCATGACCTGATTCAGGAGTGTGTCAATAAATTG CTGAACGCGATACTAACAGATCCATCAGCACTGCCTGCGGTCTTCCCTTCAGCAAACTTCAC GGATACAACCAATGAGACAATtgctcgtgttgactacaaagtgCAGAAGGGAAATCCTGATAGCCCAAGCTCTTTCCTTTCTGACATACTGAAACTCTGTG CTCCCTCAACAACCAACAGCACGATGGCAGCAACTCTAACAAGCCCGATCATCAATGCAACTACTGTCACCACAGCTGCCACCAT TATGGGATCTGCACTGATCTACATTCAGTTGGAAATTAATACTACAGGACCAGTCCCCAATGATCAAGACATTCTAAGCGCAGCCAAATCTCTCCCAAATCCACTGGTTTTATCCAACATGAACAATTTGACTCAGCCTCAGAAAATCCAGGAAATCACTGTGGCAA atatgTCCAACAATTCCTTTGTCATCAACTTCGGATTCCAGATATACAACATGACCATGTCAAAGGATGTCGACCTCAGGAATGAAACTCATGACCTGATTCAGGAGTGTGTCAATAAATTG CTGAACGCGATACTAACAGATCCATCAGCACCGCCTGCGGTCTTCCCTCCAACAAACTTCAC GGATACAACTAATGATACAATtgctcgtgttgactacaaagtgCAGAAGGGAAATCCTGATAGCCCAAgctctttcctttctaacatCCTGAAACTCTGTG CTCCCTCAACAACCAACAGCACGATGGCAGCAACTCTAACAAGCCCGATCATCAATGCAACCAGTGTCACCACAGCTGCCACCAC TATGGGATCTGCACTGATCTACATTCAGTTGGAAATTAATACTACAGGACCAGTCCCCAATGATCAAGACATTCTAAGCATAGCCAAATCTCTCCCAAATCCACTGGTTTTATCCAACATGAACAATTTGACTCAGCCTCAGAAAATCCAGGAAATCACTGTGGCAA atatgTCCAACAATTCCTTTGTCATCAACTTCGGATTCCAGATATACAACATGACCATGTCAAAGGATGTCGACCTCAGGAATGAAACTCATGACCTGATTCAGGAGTGTGTCAATAAATTG CTGAACGCGATACTAACAGATCCATCAGTACCACCTGTGGTCTTCCCTCCAACAAACTTCAC GGATACAACCAATGACGCAATtgctcgtgttgactacaaagtgCAGAAGGGAAATCCTGATAGCCCAAGCTCTTTCCTTTCTGACATACTGAAACTCTGTG CTCCCTCAACAACCAACAGCACGATGGCAGCAACTCTAACAAGCCCGATCATCAATGCAACCACTGTCACCACAGCTGCCACCAC TATGGGATCTGCACTGATCTACATTCAGTTGGAAATTAATACTACAGGACCAGTCCCCAATGATCAAGACATTCTAAGCATAGCCAAATCTCTCCCAAATCCACTGGTTTTATCCAACATGAACAATTTGACTCAGCCTCAGAAAATCCAGGAAATCACTGTGGCAA atacGTCCAACAATTCCTTTGTCATCAACTTCGGATTCCAAATATACAACATGACCATGTCAAAGGATGTCGACCTCAGGAATGAAACTCATGACCTGATTCAGGAGTGTGTCAATAAATTG CTGAACGCGATACTAACAGATCCATCAGCACCGCCTGCGGTCTTCCCTCCAGCAAACTTCAC GGATACAACTAATGATACAATtgctcgtgttgactacaaagtgCAGAAGGGAAATCCTGATAGCCCAAgctctttcctttctaacatCCTGAAACTCTGTG CTCCCTCAACAACCAACAGCACGATGGCAGCAACTCTAACAAGCCCGATCATCAATGCAACCACTGTCACCACAGCTGCCACCAC TATGGGATCTGCACTGATCTACATTCAGTTGGAAATTAATACTACAGGACCAGTCCCCAATGATCAAGACATTCTAAGCACAGCCAAATCTCTCCCAAATCCACTGGTTTTATCCAACATGAACAATTTGACTCAGCCTCAGAAAATCCAGGAAATCACTGTGGCAA atacGTCCAACAATTCCTTTGTCATCAACTTCGGATTCCAGATATACAACATGACCATGTCAAAGGATGTCGACCTCAGGAATGAAACTCATGACCTGATTCAGGAGTGTGTCAATAAATTG CTGAACGCGATACTAACAGATCCATCAGCACCGCCTGCGGTCTTCCCTCCAACAAACTTCAC GGATACAACCAATGAGACAATtgctcgtgttgactacaaagtgCAGAAGGGAAATCCTGATAGCCCAAGCTCTTTCCTTTCTGACATACTGAAACTCTGTG GTCCTTCGATGACCAACAGCACGTTGACAACAACTTTACCCAACCCAACCACCACTATGACCATTGTTTCGAGACCTATGACCAATTTTACAACAGCTACGACTAC TTTGGGATCTGCACTGATCTTCATTCGGCTGGTTTTCATAACGCAATCTTTAGCCCCCAGTCAGAGCGCCATTCTCACTATAGTTGATAAATTTCTGTCACCACGACTGAAATTTGCTTCTAAAAGTCCACGTGATCCCGTCAGCATCCAGAATGCAGTGTTTGAAC CTATATCCAGCAATTCCTTTGGCATTAATTTCGAATTCAAGATACCTCAGGTGAACATGTCAGAAAATTACACACTCAGGAATGACACTTATGATGAGATCCAGACGTCTCTTGATAACCTG TTGAACGCAATACTAAAAAACCCAACAGCAAGCCACGTGAATTTTCCTAGAGCGTTATACAC GAGCTTGCAGAATGAGAGTCTGATACTTGTTGACTTTAAGTATGTGTTCCGAGAGGGTGATATTAACAATCCCAGCTCTTTCCTTGCGGAGATCCTGAAAGCCTCTG GTTTGGCTGATAACAATGCAGCGATAACAATATATCCACCCGACCAAACTGAAAGCCTTTTGCTCACCAGTCCTGGGGCTAACATCACTCCTGTGGGAGGTGGCTTCCCAGCGTGGGCTTTGGCCATTATCATCCCATGTGCAATCTTTATCATTC